One window from the genome of Poecilia reticulata strain Guanapo linkage group LG9, Guppy_female_1.0+MT, whole genome shotgun sequence encodes:
- the LOC103470104 gene encoding nicotinamide riboside kinase 1-like isoform X1, protein MKTIIVGVGGVTNGGKSTLSQFLHQKIHNSSIIAQDTYFKDDFVVPLDSNGFKQYDTLDALHMEEMMKEVYSWRKDPHEFLRRRGLIAKDSSADDELYILIVEGFLIFNHRPLNEMFDMRYFLEIPYDVCKKRRSMRVYAPPDPPNYFDGYVWPMYLQNREEMERITSEIVFLDGLKPKDEVLAAVYEDIRKEIARLQGQS, encoded by the exons ATGAAGACTATAATTGTTGGAGTTGGTGG GGTGACCAATGGAGGAAAATCTACCCTCTCCCAATTTCTTCACCAGAAAATACACAACAGCAGCATCATTGCTCAGGATACGTATTTTAAA GATGACTTTGTTGTACCATTGGACAGTAACGGCTTCAAGCAATATGACA CGCTTGATGCTCTTCACATGGAGGAGATGATGAAGGAGGTTTACTCCTGGAGAAAAGACCCTCATGAGTTCCTGAGGCGGCGGGGCCTGATAGCCAAAGACTCATCCGCCGATGACGAACTTTACATTCTGATAGTGGAAGGTTTCCTCATTTTCAACCACAG GCCTTTAAATGAGATGTTTGACATGAGATATTTTTTGGAAATACCTTATGACGTCTGTAAGAAGAGACGGAG CATGAGGGTGTATGCGCCTCCAGACCCTCCAAACTACTTTGATGGATACGTGTGGCCGATGTACCTTCAAAACCGCGAGGAGATGGAGAGAATCACTTCAGAAATTG tttttctggaTGGTCTGAAGCCAAAGGACGAGGTTTTAGCTGCTGTTTATGAAGACATTCGTAAAGAAATAGCCAGACTCCAGG gacAAAGCTGA
- the LOC103470104 gene encoding nicotinamide riboside kinase 1-like isoform X3: MKASLDNIGVLTISGTTDKNLQLRIYSCQDDFVVPLDSNGFKQYDTLDALHMEEMMKEVYSWRKDPHEFLRRRGLIAKDSSADDELYILIVEGFLIFNHRPLNEMFDMRYFLEIPYDVCKKRRSMRVYAPPDPPNYFDGYVWPMYLQNREEMERITSEIVFLDGLKPKDEVLAAVYEDIRKEIARLQGQS, translated from the exons ATGAAGGCTTCCTTAGATAATATTGGTGTTTTAACAATTTCTGGCACAACAGATAAGAATTTACAGTTACGTATTTATTCTTGTCAGGATGACTTTGTTGTACCATTGGACAGTAACGGCTTCAAGCAATATGACA CGCTTGATGCTCTTCACATGGAGGAGATGATGAAGGAGGTTTACTCCTGGAGAAAAGACCCTCATGAGTTCCTGAGGCGGCGGGGCCTGATAGCCAAAGACTCATCCGCCGATGACGAACTTTACATTCTGATAGTGGAAGGTTTCCTCATTTTCAACCACAG GCCTTTAAATGAGATGTTTGACATGAGATATTTTTTGGAAATACCTTATGACGTCTGTAAGAAGAGACGGAG CATGAGGGTGTATGCGCCTCCAGACCCTCCAAACTACTTTGATGGATACGTGTGGCCGATGTACCTTCAAAACCGCGAGGAGATGGAGAGAATCACTTCAGAAATTG tttttctggaTGGTCTGAAGCCAAAGGACGAGGTTTTAGCTGCTGTTTATGAAGACATTCGTAAAGAAATAGCCAGACTCCAGG gacAAAGCTGA
- the LOC103470104 gene encoding nicotinamide riboside kinase 1-like isoform X2, whose protein sequence is MKTIIVGVGGVTNGGKSTLSQFLHQKIHNSSIIAQDTYFKDDFVVPLDSNGFKQYDTLDALHMEEMMKEVYSWRKDPHEFLRRRGLIAKDSSADDELYILIVEGFLIFNHRPLNEMFDMRYFLEIPYDVCKKRRSMRVYAPPDPPNYFDGYVWPMYLQNREEMERITSEIGAACLSCFCSFSGWSEAKGRGFSCCL, encoded by the exons ATGAAGACTATAATTGTTGGAGTTGGTGG GGTGACCAATGGAGGAAAATCTACCCTCTCCCAATTTCTTCACCAGAAAATACACAACAGCAGCATCATTGCTCAGGATACGTATTTTAAA GATGACTTTGTTGTACCATTGGACAGTAACGGCTTCAAGCAATATGACA CGCTTGATGCTCTTCACATGGAGGAGATGATGAAGGAGGTTTACTCCTGGAGAAAAGACCCTCATGAGTTCCTGAGGCGGCGGGGCCTGATAGCCAAAGACTCATCCGCCGATGACGAACTTTACATTCTGATAGTGGAAGGTTTCCTCATTTTCAACCACAG GCCTTTAAATGAGATGTTTGACATGAGATATTTTTTGGAAATACCTTATGACGTCTGTAAGAAGAGACGGAG CATGAGGGTGTATGCGCCTCCAGACCCTCCAAACTACTTTGATGGATACGTGTGGCCGATGTACCTTCAAAACCGCGAGGAGATGGAGAGAATCACTTCAGAAATTG GTGCTGCATGTTTAtcctgtttttgcagtttttctggaTGGTCTGAAGCCAAAGGACGAGGTTTTAGCTGCTGTTTATGA